The DNA window ACCGAACTGAAAGACATAGACGCGACAATCGGGCAGTTTCAACGGAACGTGGGCAACTACGCCGGGGGAATCAAAGAGGCGTTCGGACAGATTGCGCCTACGCTCGGTCAGGTCGTGCCCGGATTTTCGCAGCTCACCGACGCGGCCACCTTGGTAAAAGACGGAATTGGCCAAATCGGTCAATCGGCAAGCGCCACGGGCAAGCTACTTACCGGGGCGTTCATCGGCTTTCAGGTGGTGGGCGCCATCCTTGACGGCGTTGGAGCGGTTAGGGAGTTCGTGAACGAGATCAACAACCTACGCGGGCAGCTTCAACTACTCACCGGGGAAACAGGCCCGGCGCTCGACAGCGCCACGGCGCAAGTGGAGGCGCTTCGCAATACATTCAACGCGGGTACGGAAGAAACGATTCAGGCGGCGAACGCCTTGGATAGCGCATTTTCGGAAATTGACCTGACCGGGGCGCTCGACCTTATCAAGAGCGGGTTTCTGTCCGGGGCCGATGCTAGCGGCGAACTGCTCGACGTGCTGAAGGAGTACCCGCGCCTGTTCGATCAGATGGGCTTTTCCGCCGAAGAGTTTTTGACGATTCAGGCAAAAGCCGCACAGGAAGGGGTATTTTCCGACAAGGGCGTGGACGCGGTGAAGGAGTTCGGTATCCGTATCCGTGAACAAACGGTCGCCACCCGGCAGAGTCTTGAACAGGCGTTCGGGCGGGATTTCACCAAACAACTATTCGACAACCTGAACAGCGGGGCGATAACCGTCCGCGATGCACTCACCCAGGTATCGGCGAAACTTCGGGATACCGAACTGCCGGCAAAGCAATTGCAGCAGGTGATTTCCGACGTGTTCGGCGGACCTGGGGAAGATGCGGGCGACGAATTTTTAAAGAGCCTCGCCGACATTGACCAAGGATTGCAGGGAGCGGCCGGGGCGTCGGACGAATACACGCAACGGCTGAGCGAACAATTCGAGGCCGAAAGCGAGTTATCAGCCGCAAAGGTGGAGGCGGCAAAGCAACTCAACGAATTGACCGGGGGCTATGAAAATTTGGGCACGAAGTTGAAAACATTCGTGTTGGTTCAGGTGAACGGCTTCCTAGCAAGCCTGAACGACATACCGAACCTGTTCCGTGGCATCATCGAAGCCGGGAAACAGTTCGCAATCAACATCGGAAACTTCTTCTTAGAAACGGCCACGGACGCACAGATTTTCTACACGGAAGTCAAGAAGTTAAACCCGTTCAACGACAACGACGCGGAACTTTCCGACCAACTCGAAGCGCTCAAGCAACGGAAGGCGGAAATCCAAGCGGCCGGGAAATCCGTGGCGGATGCGTTCGCGGAAGGATACAATCGCGGAAAGAAACCTGAACTGTTTCAGACGAAAGGCGTGAGCGCGGAACGGAAAGGCGGAAGCGGTGGCGGTGGAGGCGGAACAGTTCCGGCTGGCCTCGACACGGAAGCGAAGAAAAAAGCCGACGAATTGAACGCCGCCGCCCTGGAAGCACAGCGTAAGTACGCCGATCAGCGTATTGAACTACTCCGGGTGCTGTCCCGCCGATTTGCCGATGCGACCATTCAGGCAATCGACAATGAATCGGAGCGGCAGATTGCCGCCGAACGGCAAAAATTTGAAGACCTGAAAGCCGAACTGGCGAAACAGGAAGCGCAGTTGATTGAGCAGCAACGCGCCGCCCGCGCAAAGGTGGTAGTGGCATCGGGCGAAGGTTCGGCAGAAGTGAAGGCGTTTGACGCGGGCGCGGCGGCTGACCTAGAAGCGGCCCGCGAAGCAGCGCGGCGCGTGACGGAGGCAAACGAAAAACTGCACCTTGAACGGATAGAGCAAATCCGAAACGACGCGGCGAATAACTCGGCGCGGGCAGAACTGGAACGGCTCAAGGCAA is part of the Candidatus Hydrogenedentota bacterium genome and encodes:
- a CDS encoding phage tail tape measure protein; amino-acid sequence: TELKDIDATIGQFQRNVGNYAGGIKEAFGQIAPTLGQVVPGFSQLTDAATLVKDGIGQIGQSASATGKLLTGAFIGFQVVGAILDGVGAVREFVNEINNLRGQLQLLTGETGPALDSATAQVEALRNTFNAGTEETIQAANALDSAFSEIDLTGALDLIKSGFLSGADASGELLDVLKEYPRLFDQMGFSAEEFLTIQAKAAQEGVFSDKGVDAVKEFGIRIREQTVATRQSLEQAFGRDFTKQLFDNLNSGAITVRDALTQVSAKLRDTELPAKQLQQVISDVFGGPGEDAGDEFLKSLADIDQGLQGAAGASDEYTQRLSEQFEAESELSAAKVEAAKQLNELTGGYENLGTKLKTFVLVQVNGFLASLNDIPNLFRGIIEAGKQFAINIGNFFLETATDAQIFYTEVKKLNPFNDNDAELSDQLEALKQRKAEIQAAGKSVADAFAEGYNRGKKPELFQTKGVSAERKGGSGGGGGGTVPAGLDTEAKKKADELNAAALEAQRKYADQRIELLRVLSRRFADATIQAIDNESERQIAAERQKFEDLKAELAKQEAQLIEQQRAARAKVVVASGEGSAEVKAFDAGAAADLEAAREAARRVTEANEKLHLERIEQIRNDAANNSARAELERLKASLQNREKQFEDAAAREETRVKEQTNRILNDLSLSDSQKSELIIKLRFEADQSSLQQEAIKINEQITAIEARLTELSESNDLQQASVEEFAFLSEQLDALNDKRVTTELAYTELVQAESLRRSQARASEATKVIDTLGQIAQIADQFAAATAQRELANIAEKEQARQKSIDTIQNQLQTA